The genomic window GTTTGATAATAAAATTTTCGCCGGGGAGAAAACATTTGCAGAAGGCTGGACGGATGTGTTCGAGCTGTGGAAGAAGGATATGATCGATACGAAGATTTTGACTCCAGATATGATTGGACTGACGGGTGATCAGATTGAAAGCGAATTCACGCTTGGGAATGTTGCGATGTTTTTCGGCGGGCCGTGGAGCATTGCCAAGCTGACGGAAACACCGGATCTGGATTTTGGCATGATTCCGGTTCCGGGACCGAATCCGGGCGAGAATTACTATGTGGGAGCGCCGGGTGTCGGCTTTGCTGTGAACAGCAAGTCCAGTCATCAAGAAGAAGCTTTGCTGTTCCTGGAGTACCTGAGCACACAAGAAGGGCTGGATCTGTTCTATGAGGGAACGGGCTTGATCATGACCGCGAAAGATTATGAGGCGAAGGTGCATCCTTCGATGCAGCAAGCTTATCAGGAGGGATTGATGGAGGGGCGGATTTATCTGCCTATGGTTACCTGGCCCAGACATCAGGAAGCATTAAGAAACCAATTCGTCATCTCTACGCAAGACATGGCTGTGGGCAAGATTACGCCTGAGGAAGCGGCAGCGGCCATTGACAAGAAATTCAACGAAATGGAAAACAAGTAAGGGGATTTAGAGGAAACAAAGGGTACAGGGCGACCTGCTACCCTTTGCTTTGGAAAAGGAGGCATCATGGCGAAGTTTCTTCGGCACGTACAGTATGAGCTCTTTCTGCTCCCGATCCTGATTGTGTACTCCTTGTTCACGATCTACCCGCTGATTCGATCCTTTGTGCTAAGTCTGACCAACTTTAACGGTTATAGTCTGGATTATGATTTTGTCGGATTTAGGAACTATATTCAACTCTTTTCAGATGATGCCATCGTATCGGGCATATCTTTTACATTGCTGTTTGCGCTGGGAACAACGTTCCTGATTACAGTGCTCGCAATCCCGCTAGCCTTGTTGCTGGATCGGCCATTTTTGACTAAGAACTTGCATCGGGCCATCTTTTTCTTTCCTTCGATTCCGAGCGGATTGCTGCTTGCCTTTATCTGGGGCTTTATTCTTTCCCCCGTGCAGTCGGGTGTGCTCAACAGTATTTTGCATGACACCCTTCATATTGGACCGTTCCCGTGGCTGTCCGACCCAGTACTAGCCAAGCTCTCGACCATTCTTGTGGCGACATGGGCAGCGACAGGTTGGCATGCGATCTTGTACTTGGCTTTTCTCCAATCCATTCCTAAGGATTACTATGAGGCAGCCTCAATCGATGGGGCGAATCGTTGGCAGATTACACGCCATATTACACTGCCATTGCTTGCGCCTGCGATGACGGTCAGTGTCATGCTGCTGCTGACCGGCGGATTGAAGGTATTCGAGGTTCCGTTCGCGCTTACGAATGGTGGCCCAGGCTTCGAGACGCATTCCATTACCCAAGTCATCGTGCTACGCGGAATAACGGAAACACAGTTTGGCTTTGCTTCGGCTATGTCTGTAGTGTTCTTCTTGATTGTAATGACGATTGCTGTCATTCAGGTTACGGTGATGCAAAAAAGGGAGGAACGCATACAATGACAGATTCACAGAGACGGCTTTCGATTCTCGACCTTGTGATGCTTCCCGTCGGTATGATTATGTTTGCTCCCTTCTACCTGATTATTATCAATACTTTCAAAACGGAGCGCGAGGCGATTTCCAGTCCGCTGAGCTTGCCGAAAGAATGGAACTTCGACACGTATATTCATATTTTTGAGCAGACCTCGATTGTTAGAAGCTTTGGCAACAGCTTGATCCTGACAGTTTGTTCTGTCCTCTTGATGGTATTGATCGGCGCCATGGCGGCATATCCAATCGTTTTCAATCCCAATAAATTGAATCGATTGCTCATGTTTTATTTGCTGGCCGGGTTTATGATTCCTTTTCAAACTACCTTGATTCCGCTCTTTCAACTTATGACAAGCCTGCAGCTAGTCAATAAGCTATACGGATTAATCCTTCTCTATCTTGGCGGAGCGGTGTTTGTCTTTTTCCTGATCCTTGGGTATATGCGGACCATACCGAAAGAGCTTTCAGAGGCCGCTATTATTGACGGGTGCTCGATAGGCGGGATATTCTGGCGAATAATTTTGCCATTGCTTAAACCGATTACGGTGACGAGCGCGATTTTTCAGACGATGTGGATCTGGAACGACTTTCTTGCCCCATTGCTGTTTCTGAGCTCTCGCAGCAATTCGACGCTCGTATTGGAAATTTACAAAGCAAAAGGTGAGTTTACGGTTAACTGGCCGATGTTTATGACGATGACGGTGTTGACCCTCATTCCGATTTTTATCTTTTTTATTCTGATGCAGAAGCAGATCGTGAAAGGAATTGTTGGAGGAGCAGTAAAAGGGTAATTCTTGGATAGGAGCAGACAACAAGCCGCCGGAAGACCGAAGCTGGTCAATGTAATGAGGAGAAGACGTTCCGTCCGATGCGATACAGCGTTGGACGGAACGTTTTATTTTGCGCCAGACATGTCGAATTGGTGCATTTTCTAGTTGATTTTTGTATTTTCTAGTGCTTCCAGCCAGGGTTGCATGCTATACTTACTAGAAAAGTAGGTATTTTGATTCATTTTCAAAACAAGCTTTAAGTATAAACTGGGAGCGATGCAATGAAGAAGCGAATCCGCAAATACATTATTTACGGCAATGCCCTCGTTGTTTTGCTGTGTTTTGTCCTGTTCATGTTTCAGGTTTTCCTTACATTAGAGCGTTCTTTGTATGAGTTTGACTTGAAACGAACAGCTTCTCATGCGCCGCACGAAGATATTGTCGTGATCGGGATTGACGAACATTCGCTGCAAGCGTTGGGAAGCTTTCCGTGGGATAGG from Xylanibacillus composti includes these protein-coding regions:
- a CDS encoding carbohydrate ABC transporter permease, yielding MAKFLRHVQYELFLLPILIVYSLFTIYPLIRSFVLSLTNFNGYSLDYDFVGFRNYIQLFSDDAIVSGISFTLLFALGTTFLITVLAIPLALLLDRPFLTKNLHRAIFFFPSIPSGLLLAFIWGFILSPVQSGVLNSILHDTLHIGPFPWLSDPVLAKLSTILVATWAATGWHAILYLAFLQSIPKDYYEAASIDGANRWQITRHITLPLLAPAMTVSVMLLLTGGLKVFEVPFALTNGGPGFETHSITQVIVLRGITETQFGFASAMSVVFFLIVMTIAVIQVTVMQKREERIQ
- a CDS encoding carbohydrate ABC transporter permease is translated as MTDSQRRLSILDLVMLPVGMIMFAPFYLIIINTFKTEREAISSPLSLPKEWNFDTYIHIFEQTSIVRSFGNSLILTVCSVLLMVLIGAMAAYPIVFNPNKLNRLLMFYLLAGFMIPFQTTLIPLFQLMTSLQLVNKLYGLILLYLGGAVFVFFLILGYMRTIPKELSEAAIIDGCSIGGIFWRIILPLLKPITVTSAIFQTMWIWNDFLAPLLFLSSRSNSTLVLEIYKAKGEFTVNWPMFMTMTVLTLIPIFIFFILMQKQIVKGIVGGAVKG